The Musa acuminata AAA Group cultivar baxijiao chromosome BXJ3-6, Cavendish_Baxijiao_AAA, whole genome shotgun sequence region GCCCCAATTCGAACATATGAATGTTAATTTTCTCtctcttgtcatgatttgaataagAGAACATCAACTAAGGCAGTCCCTAACTTCTTTTTAGCAAATAGCAAGATTTCGATTTGGGAACCTTCCAAGAATGTGCCTTTGAGGTTATAATTTCTTAATTGGCCAATGGTTGGACTGTTTGTCCATTGACCAATGGCTGGAGTCAACTTACAGACTGTTTCGATGGTTTAGTATATTTTTAAAAAGTcctttaaaaagaaaataaataatgtttgcaaggcaattcatatgatttatcttTAAGTTGTACTTTTTCCTTATAATTTCAAAACAAAATCTACATATTATAATTTCGTTATCCATCTTAAAAGGTTCACTTTGAGTGACTGAAGATTTTGGGTTCCATAGCCTGGATTCCATAGaccaaagtaaaaaagaactatATTTTAACTTCTAGAATACACCCATGCTGTTGCTTCTGGGGGTTATCTATCCACAGATGaagagattttgtaaaaaaatgtCCTCTTAGTTCTTTTGGTTTTTGACAGAACTTGGTGGTAGAATATCTTAGAATGAACTCATTGCCAGGGAAAGTATGGGCCTGAAGGAGTTACTTATGTATTCCTCAACTAACTGTTAGAATATGAATATTAGAACCTGTCTTGTTTACTAGAATTAAGCTTTGAGATCAATGGGCACTGATCCCACTGTTTGAGTAAAGGTCTATTGTTTGAGCCTTCAGTTCCTGCAATTTTCCATTATATATAATTCAATTACCATGTGTTCGGCTTGGATCATTTCTTCATCCCATGTGATGAAATTTAGAATATATTTATCAATTCCTGTCATATTTATAAAGTTAAGCTTGCTAATTGTTCGTAAGTGAATGATTGAACTTGCTGATTGTTATAAAAATCAAAGTAGCAAAAACTAATGAGTTTTGGTTAAAATGGCAAAAATTCAACCAGAAGTCATACAGTTATTTTTGAAGTGGCAGAAACCGGGATATTTTTAGCTTAAAACAAGGTTTCAGCTCAAAAACAGCACAAAACCAATTTGAAGCTTTTGACCTGAGGCCTGAATCACCAATTTTATATTGACATGCATTTGATAGGGGTTGGAACGTATTGTAAGCTAGTTTTTTCATGCATTGTGTCTAATTACTATTCTTAATTGTTTGCAGCCCGTTAAGCAGGAGCCTTGTAATCAGCAAGCCTGTGGAGATATGAGCAGCAGTGATCCAAGTGACAAGCCAAGTGGGATGTCTGGGTGGTTGGTTGCTTTGCTGGTTCTTCTTGGTTTTGTGGCTGCCAGTGGGGTCGGTTTTGCAGGCTACACCTATTACAAGAGGTAGtaatacattattatcttaaaatttCTGGAGTTTTTGTTGTCATTTTGTTGAACATAGTGTTACTTGAGAAAATCACTAGGACCTTCTCTTTTTTTTGTGTGCGTGTGTTTGGTGACTACTTATTACGTCTGCCTATCAGCAGTTTCTTCGGTGAGGAATGCATCAGTCAATAATCCTATTATCTAACCAATGCTGGAATTCACTCGGTAAACATAGTTGAATTTGTAATGTAACTAGGAGCTTTAGACCTTGGACACAAAAGTGTAGATACCTGGTGGCATATTGCTATTTTAAAGAATGACCTTGCTTTCTGATTGGAATTAAATCCACGAGAAACCTTCTATCTACCAAGAAATTTCTGACCCCTTACCTTCATAGTTTGCTTCTAAACGTCGTCATGTGGCTCACTGCTACAGGATATTTTGACTGGGTGAAACTTAGGAAGAGGGGCTTGTGATATCCTAGCTCGAAACCGGTGAGAAGCCCATTTTTGTGGCTTCTAGTCAAATGTATAATGCATGATATTCTTAGGTTTCTCCATTAAAATGAGGAATTAGCCGGTCTTGGGAAGCTGGAGATTGTTTCCTCCATCTTTGGTTGTTTATCTTGCAGTTTTATGTAGGCCTAGACTAAAATTTGTATCTGAAAAGAATAGTACTCGCATTCTTTGTTTGATCAGTTTGCATGTATTAAACTTGATATATTTGCTTTTCCCAACAGGAGAACCTCGGCACCAAGTGGCTTCGTGTATATTATGCTGGAAGGATattcttgagatgtttgattcCTTTGGCAGAATTGCCTTGGAAGGTAATAAATGACTGTTTCAGTGGGGCAGGTGTCTCCGGTCATTATTATGTGAAAGGTTTGTTTGGAAATTGCCTTGAAGGTTTGTGTGGAGCGGGTAAGTCGGGTTGTTCAAATCCGAGGTATCGTTTGCCCGTCATGATTCTTTGACACGAGTGTCGTGGAACCAATAATTTGTCTGACTGAGTTGAGGATTGTTGGTCATATGGAATGTGAAATTTGACAAACTGGAGCAGGTCATTTTTATAGTTTGAATCCAAATTTATTACCTGTCGTCATTCTCATGATCGTTTTTCTTGTTCCGACAAATCAGGAAGGAGCTCCGGTGGCCGCAACCTGCCGTTCTACCATTCTCATTCTGGAAGGTTGAGTTGCTTCCCAGCTTCTGGCATGTGGTAGGAGGGGCCTTCGGCCGTCTCCTTGAAAGGTGGGTGGCTTTGGTCGTCTCCCATGATCTCATCATCTGTAGGGCTTGGGTTCATCCGTGCCCGACTTGCAGGTGTCGATACTATGCGTTCTCAGCTTTTGGTCTTATTTGCTGGCAGCATTCATAGAAGTGTTGTTGATACTTCCTCCTCCCATGTGTTTGCTTATAATCCAAGAGTGTAGGTTTTCTTGAGGGGAGGGGCACAAATAAAAGCTCAGACTTGGAACCTTGGAGAGGGAGGGAAAACGGGGGAAGACACAGCAGTTAAGTCTGGCCAACTTATTTACTGGTAAAAGGGACCtgataaaaaagaaaaccttAGGAGAACTAATTATTTCTTAAGAATTAATTTGAGGACATGAAGGATTACGAAGATAAAAATTATGCCCAATTCTGTTGGAGAAATAAAGAATCTATCATTTTGCGCTCGAGTGTTTGTTCACTTGTATTAGCGTCGGGTTGGTTCTATCTATCGATTAGTCTGCTAACCCATTAAGGAACCCAAAAGGTGGGCTCAAATTAAATGTTGACTTGAACCAGCGTGTCCTCGTGCGCACGCATAATTCTGCGGCCTTCTGTGTGTGATTGCATAAACATTTCATATGTTAATtctgtgatttttttttgtttatatcttCTTCATCCCACCACAGAGAGTCGACACGTGCGACACGTGAGTATCACGTGCAATATGAATAGTATAAAGATCGAAAAGGCCTCCTCGCGCAGTCCAACCGTTCCACCTCGTCTTTCTCGTAGAAGCTTACGATCCTTCTCGAGGTTGTCGTCAACTCTCGATCTATCTCGCTTCCCTTCCTGAAAGAAGACTTTGATTCTCCTCATCTTACAAGAATCGGGTTTCTTGCGATCTCGTATTCCTCGATTCGAAGGGCTTTTAGGATTCTAACTTATTCTTGCTATTCTTTCGAAATTTTTTTTAGGAAGATATAatctaaataatttatttataatataaatattagattatatgatcctatcaaattaaataagatatattataaatataattaaattctaATAatggataagatatattataaatataattgaatTCTAATAATGGATAATGATTAATAGAATGATGAGATAATTTTGATGGGTgagactctcctaattatttatcttaaGCTTTTTACTTTTGCTTATAAATAGACAATATCTCCTAGACAATCAACATGGATACATGACATAATTATTGagagattacatatcttctctcatctctccTTAGTCATGTTAAGTTATTGATAGTTTATAAatcttttctcatttttctttattcATAACTCATTGTTCATAATGGTcctataaaaaataagaagagagaatGAGAGTCTAGTTCTTTTTACAAATCAGCATCATTGTAGCTTTCGGATTCGACGATGGTACACCTACAGATCAAATAAACATTTTCTAAATGACATCAAATGGTGCGTATCATAAATTTgatcttttattatttcattTCAATTTATAGCATTAAAGTTTTTCATATAATAGTAGCATATTACGATTTTTTACGCTTAGAATTAGTACTAGAGCaatgttttgaaatcaaatactttagatcgtAAAagtatttcaaatctattttatatttagatctatttattagcTCTGCACTCTTTGCTTGCGaaaaggtattattttgttttgatttatgatgtttgaatAATCTATCTGTGTTATCGATCTATTTTTCTATCTAGTACGTCATGTCATTAGCTTGCGACCGATACGAGATTCCTTGTGTTTGATCGATTGACTACTATCAATAACTTATTGTCGATAATAGTATTATTGAGAGCGATGACCTTTGGTGGTCATTAACACAATCACAAATAGTGGTTGTGTATGCAAACGGAGCATCGTAGCGATTGCATGCATGGCTGCCTATGTGCAACATCCTTACGGTGAGCCTACCTTGGTTGGAGACGATTGCGACGGTTGCAACATTTATTAGCTACGATCGATATCAACTAAACGATGCAAGTCACGATTCTCAATGGTTGCACAATCGAAAAGGGAACGATACGACAACCATCGACGGAGGAAACTCTATGGAGAGTGTTGACGTAGTTGATGATGAGGACGGTGCTACCATCGTCCCAAAGGTCGAGCTGATCAAGGCCGACCTCTGACGGTGTGGTCGTCAATTGGTGCATAACCGCATAGGCACAATGGCATGGCGCGATGATGGTGAGGTCATCAATCAACCATATGAGAACAGCTATGCCATCGCGGGCAGCCCGCAGGCCACGGATGGTCAGTGCACCGCCACGTCGAACGTTGAGAATAGTCTCCACCGTCCGTAGTAAGGCAATAACGCTCTCCAATCAACCGTTAAGATGATGCCACGTCATTCGTTGAGAGGAGTTCCGACCGTAGTCTGTTAATGCAGTAACGAAAGATGGACTTGGCAGCCTCTGCTTAGACCAATCAAAATGCTCCGCGTGTTGCGATAAGTAATCATGCTGTCCGATCACGCACCTATATCCTCTTCGCACCCGGCACGCTTATCGTGTACCAGCGTTAAAACCCGACCTCTAAAACCTCCCTCGGAACCATGTCATCCTCCTCCACAGATGGCGATTTCTGCTAACAGGCCACGCAATTCGCTCCTCTTCTCCGACCACTACCACTTCCTCCGCCTCCTCTCCAACCCGACGCGGCCAAATTACCTCAACCTCCACTCCGGCCGCCTCCCGAACCCGCACCCACTCTCCTCCCACGATTCCCAACACCTCTTCGCCCTCAGCCCTGCCCCGGCCCCCGCATCTGCCGACCCCGACGCCGGAATCCGCCGCCTCTGCATCCGTGGCGACTTGGAAGGCGCCCTCGAGCTTTTGGACTCGGCGGAGGGCGGCCGCCTGGACGACGACGCCTACGTCGCTCTCCTCCGCCTCTGCGAATGGAAGCGCGCGGTGGACGAAGGCTTCCGCGTCTACTCCcacatctcctcctcttcctccatcacctGCCTGAGCACCCTTCTCGGGAACGCCCTCTTGAGCATGTTCGTGAGGTTCGGCGACCTCCTGTCGGCGTGGTCGGTGTTCGGGAAGATGGTCGAGAGGGACGTCTTCTCCTGGAATGTGATGATTGGGGGCTACGCCAAGTCCGGGTTCTTGGATGAGGCTTTGGATTTGTATCACCGGATGCTTTGGTCTGGTGCCCGACCGGATTTGTATACTTTCCCTTGCGTTCTGAGGTCTTGCGGCGGTGTCACGGACTTGATTAGGGGGAGGGAGGTCCATGCACATGTGGTCAGGTTCGGATTCAGCTCAGAGGTTGATGTTCTGAATGCTCTCATTACCATGTACGCGAAATGTGGCTACTGTGCTACTGCCAGAAACGTGTTTGATGGTATGCCGAGGAGAGACTGTATCTCTTGGAATGCAATGATTGCAGGCTACTTTGAGAATGAGAATTGTGCCGAAGGGCTGGAGCTGTTTTTGACGATGAGGAATCTCTCTTTGGAGCCAGATGTTATGACAATGACTAGCGTGATTTCTGCTTCTGGTCTGTTGCCTGACAGCGAGTTTGGGAAGGGGATTCATGGTTATGCTATAAGAATGAATTTTCTAACTGATGTTTCGGTGCATAATTCGTTGATTCAGATGTACACCACTCTCGGGGACTTGGAGGAAGCTGAAAAAATTTTCTTGCGCCAGGAGTCTAAGGACGTCGTATCCTGGACTGCTATGATATCAGGTTACGAGAAAAATGGCTCACCTGATAAGGCCTTGGAAGTGTTTGAACAAATGGGAGCGAACAATGTAGTCCCAGATGAGGTCACAATTGCTAGTGTTCTTTCATCATGTGCTTCTTTGGGACGTTTGGATAGTGGTACTAAGGTACATGAGCTAGCGAGGAACATTGGGATCACGCCTTGCACCATGGTTGGAAATGCACTTCTTGATATGTATTCCAAGTCTAGATGCATCGATAAGGCCTTAGAGGTTTTTAGGCAGATGCCGGAGAAGGATGTGGTCACTTGGAGTTCGGTGATATCGGGCTTGAGGATCAACAGGAGGAGCTTCGAGGCTTTGAGTTACTTGCGCCAAATGCATGTCGATGTGAAGCCAAACTCCATAACCTTCATTGCTGCCCTCTCTGCTTGTGCTGCTGTTGGAGCATTGATGTGCGGAAAAGAGATCCATGCCCAAGCTCTAAGAAGCGGATTAGGATATGAGGGGTGTCTGCCAAATGCTCTTCTAGATCTGTATGTCAAGTGTGGAAGGATGGAATATGCTTGGACACAGTTTAACATACTCAAAGAGAAGGATATAGTGTCATGGAACATCATGCTGACAGGTTATGCAGGGAAGGGACGTGGAGATCTTGCTGTTTCACTGTTCAACCAAATGATAGAAGCTAGTGTGCATCCTGATGAGGTTACGATGGTGGGTCTCTTGTGTGCTTGTAGTAGGTCAGGAATGGTATCTCAAGGTTGGGACTATTTTGATAGCATGAAGAGGAAGTACTCGATAACGCCAAACCTAAAACACTATGCTTGCATGGTGGACCTTTTGGGTCGTGCCGGGTACCTGGGGCAAGCGCACCAGTTCATAAATGATATGCCTATCGAGCCAGATGCTGCCATTTGGGGAGCCTTGCTGAATGGATGCCGAATTCACCACCAGGTTGAGCTTGGCGAATATGCTGCCAAACATGTTTTCGAATTGGATGACAGAAGTGTAGGGTATTATGTGCTTTTATGTAACTTATATGCTGATAGCGGAAGATGGGATCAACTGGCAAGAGCAAGGAAGGTTATGAGGGAGAGGGGGCTAGAGATGGATCCTGGATGCAGTTGGGTGGAGGTAAAGGGGGTTGTTCATGCATTTCTCAGTTCTGATGAGTCGCACCCGCAGATAAAGGAGATCTATGCAGTGTTAAAGGGGTTGTATGATAGGATAAAGGCGGCAGGTTTCACTCTGCCTGAGGATCAATCCATAGCTCAGATGGAAGCATCAAAGTCTGATATCTTCTGTGGCCACAGTGAAAGATTAGCTGTTGCTTTCGGGCTCATCAATACCACGCCCGGCATGCCTATTTGGGTCACCAAGAACTTGTATATGTGTCAGAATTGCCATAGCATTCTTAAATTGATCTCTAAAATTGTTCGCCGTGAGATTACAGTTAGGGACACCGAACAATTTCACCATTTCAAAGATGGAAGCTGCTCTTGCAGAGACGAAGGTTACTGGGGTGGAAGCATGAGGTGAGATTAGTGGATGGCAAAAATCATTTGGTCACTTGGTGTTGCCATGAATCCGCGGTAGCATGCTGGGTGGAATTCATCGGGGATCCATGCCTCATGTTGAGAATGGCAATGCTAATCGGTTGCTCCCAAAACCCTACAAGCATTATGATAAGAAGTGCTTCATTCTGAACACATCGAACATGGTAATCTGGTGCATGATAACACACCGCCGCCTCATGCAACAAAATGGTTGGATTAGATAGAAACAGGAAAACATGTGTATTATTATTCTTAGTATCCAGTCATGCTGTTTGGACGATGTAAATTTGTCCAGTCACTGTTATATGGACATAGTTAAGTGCAGCCACAGCCACATACGTGATTGAATAATATATTTTGGGTTTTTGAATTATGATGAACATGGCATGATTTGAAACATAGTTATTAGCATGCTTGACTCTCACATGCTTTGGGCCCTCGCGAACGACGCCCCCCAACAGAGCTGTGCGGGTTACCATTAAATTAAGGACGTAGCGATCAAAGGTTA contains the following coding sequences:
- the LOC103986670 gene encoding pentatricopeptide repeat-containing protein At1g15510, chloroplastic — encoded protein: MAISANRPRNSLLFSDHYHFLRLLSNPTRPNYLNLHSGRLPNPHPLSSHDSQHLFALSPAPAPASADPDAGIRRLCIRGDLEGALELLDSAEGGRLDDDAYVALLRLCEWKRAVDEGFRVYSHISSSSSITCLSTLLGNALLSMFVRFGDLLSAWSVFGKMVERDVFSWNVMIGGYAKSGFLDEALDLYHRMLWSGARPDLYTFPCVLRSCGGVTDLIRGREVHAHVVRFGFSSEVDVLNALITMYAKCGYCATARNVFDGMPRRDCISWNAMIAGYFENENCAEGLELFLTMRNLSLEPDVMTMTSVISASGLLPDSEFGKGIHGYAIRMNFLTDVSVHNSLIQMYTTLGDLEEAEKIFLRQESKDVVSWTAMISGYEKNGSPDKALEVFEQMGANNVVPDEVTIASVLSSCASLGRLDSGTKVHELARNIGITPCTMVGNALLDMYSKSRCIDKALEVFRQMPEKDVVTWSSVISGLRINRRSFEALSYLRQMHVDVKPNSITFIAALSACAAVGALMCGKEIHAQALRSGLGYEGCLPNALLDLYVKCGRMEYAWTQFNILKEKDIVSWNIMLTGYAGKGRGDLAVSLFNQMIEASVHPDEVTMVGLLCACSRSGMVSQGWDYFDSMKRKYSITPNLKHYACMVDLLGRAGYLGQAHQFINDMPIEPDAAIWGALLNGCRIHHQVELGEYAAKHVFELDDRSVGYYVLLCNLYADSGRWDQLARARKVMRERGLEMDPGCSWVEVKGVVHAFLSSDESHPQIKEIYAVLKGLYDRIKAAGFTLPEDQSIAQMEASKSDIFCGHSERLAVAFGLINTTPGMPIWVTKNLYMCQNCHSILKLISKIVRREITVRDTEQFHHFKDGSCSCRDEGYWGGSMR